The nucleotide sequence TGCAGAGTGGAAAGTACCACCAAGCTCAAGTTTTTGTTCAACCAGCGCCATACGCTCAGGCACCACAAAACGACGTTTGAAGTGACGTTTCTTCTGCCATGGGTCAGGGAAGTATAGCTGTACCGTATTAATGCTGTTGTCTGGCATTTCACGTAACACCTGAATTGCATCGGCATCCAGTACGCGCAGATTCGTCAGACCTTCATTACCTGCTTCATATACGCATTGTGCGATGCCCGGTACGTGTACTTCAATACCGACAAAGTTACGTTCAGGATTAGCTTTCGCCATCAATACTAATGAACGGCCCATACCAAAACCGATTTCTACAGTTAGTGGTCGTTCAGGATGTTCAAAATGCTGGCGTAAATCACCCACCGGATATTCCAAAATTAAGTGACCATATTGTTCTAGCGCAGTACGTTGAGAGGTGTTCAGCGGTGCTGAGCGGCGCATAAACGTCACAATTTCACGGTGCTCGCTTAGATTGTCCAGCTCCACGACTTGCTGGTCTAATTGATCGTTCGACATAACTTTGGCAAATCTTAAAAATTTCGAATGCGGTATTTTAAGTCCTGAGCGGTGCAAGTCAAACTTTTCTCGGGAATTCACTATTAAAAATAGAGCTTCAGTAAAAGGCAGGTAAAATAAAAGGACCAATTGGCCCTTTTACTGAATATGATTTCTAATCAGGTCTGGTAACGATCGACTAACGTACTGCTGGCTTCATTGAGTCCAATTACCTGTACATCTATTCCTTGAGCCTTGAATTTCTGCACTACATTATTAAACATGTTGACTGAGGTTACATCCCAGATATGTGCATGGGTCAGATCCAGCTCGACCTTTTTCACTTTTTCCTTAAAGTCAAAGAACTGATAGAAGCGGTCTGAACTGCTAAAGAAAATCTGCCCGGAAATCACATAGCGACGTGAATTTTCATCAATCAGATGGGTATCAACATGAACCGTATTTTCTAGCTTGTTAATAAAGAACAGGGCAGAAAGAACCACACCTATCAATACACCGAGTGCCAGGTTATGCGTTGCTAATACCACCAGCACTACGGCAATCATTACCACGTTAAAAGCAAGCGGATGCTTGCCAAATTGCTTAATTGCACCCCATTGGAAGGTGGTAAATGACACCATGATCATAATCGCGACCAGTGCTGCCATCGGAATATAAGCCAGCCAATCTTTCAGGAACACCACCAGACAGAGCAGAAACACCCCTGCCACCAGTGTAGAAAGACGGGTACGCG is from Acinetobacter sp. ANC 7912 and encodes:
- the trmB gene encoding tRNA (guanosine(46)-N7)-methyltransferase TrmB, coding for MSNDQLDQQVVELDNLSEHREIVTFMRRSAPLNTSQRTALEQYGHLILEYPVGDLRQHFEHPERPLTVEIGFGMGRSLVLMAKANPERNFVGIEVHVPGIAQCVYEAGNEGLTNLRVLDADAIQVLREMPDNSINTVQLYFPDPWQKKRHFKRRFVVPERMALVEQKLELGGTFHSATDWEPYAEWMLDVLDNRPRLENLAGKGNSYPRPEWRPITKFERRGIEAGHKINDFIFKKIS